The following is a genomic window from Citrifermentans bemidjiense Bem.
CGCTCGGCCTGCGCGAGTACGGCCTGGAGGAACTCGCCGCAGGGTTCCACGAGAAGGGGTTCGCCACCATCGAGTCGCGCCGTGCCGCCATCCGGGCCGCGCTTTTGGCCGCGCACCCCGGAGACATCGTGCTTCTGGCCGGCAAGGGGCACGAGGACTACCAGATCGTCGGGACCGAGAAGTTCCACTTCGACGACAGGGAAGAGGCTGCGGCCGCGCTGAAACTAAGAGGTTAGTAATTGGGGAAAATTAGGTTCCCTTTTCCGCGTTTTTGCGGCACATTACGTGGTTTCGGTCCTGGACCGGGGCAAGTAAACAGGGCGCGTCGCGCGCCGGGAACAAAGGAAACCTAACTGAAAATGGCGATGTTCACGCTTAACGAAATAGCCGAGGCAACCGGCGGCAGGGTGATCGGGGAGGCGGCAGGCGAGGCCTCCGCGGTGAGCACCGACTCGCGCCAGGTAGCCCCGGGAGAGCTTTTCGTGGCACTGAGGGGCGAGCGCTTCGACGGCCACGACTTCATAATTCCGGCGGTCTCTAAAGGGGTAACCATCTTCCTGGCCGAGGAGAGCTGGGCGGCAAAACACGAACTCCCGAAGGGGGCCGGCGCCGTGCTGGTGCCGGACACGCTGCGCGCCCTGGGGGATCTGGCCGCCTACCACCGCCGCCGCTTCAACCTGAAGACGGTCTGCGTCACCGGCAGCAACGGCAAGACCACGACCAAGGAGATGCTGGCGCGGATACTGGCCCAGACTGGGCCCGGGCTCAAGACCGAGGGGAACCTCAACAACCTGATCGGTTTGCCGCTCACCATCTTCAGGCTCACCGGCCGCGAGCGCTGGGCCGTCTTCGAGATCGGGATGAGCGAGTTCGGCGAGATCGACCGCCTGGCGGAGATAGCTGAGCCCCAGGTAGGCATCATCACCAACGCCTTTCCGGCGCACCTGGAGACCCTGGGGAGCGTGGAAGGGGTGGCGCGGGCCAAGGGAGAGCTTTTCCTGCGCCTTAAGCCAGGTTCCGTCGCCGTCTACAACGTGGACGACCCGCTGGTCTCCACCTGCCCGACCCACCTGAACGTGACCCGGCTCACCTTTGGCCTCAGGGGGGCCGAGGTCTCCTCCGCCTCCATCCAGAGCCTCGGCAAGAGGGGGGAGAGCTTCACCCTCAGGCTTCCGGACGGCGAACAGCAGGTGACCCTGTCGGCCTACGGCAGGCACAACATCTACAACGCGCTCGCCGCAGCCGCTGCAGCGCACGCGCTCGGCGTACCGGGCGACCTGATCCGCCAGGGGCTGGAGGAGTTCTCCCCCTACGACAAGCGCTTCCAGCTGGAGGAAGTGGCGGGGGTGACCCTGATCGACGACAGCTACAACGCGAACCCGGCCTCCATGGCGGCGGCGCTCACCACCTTGAAGGAGCTTCAAGGGGAGGGGCGTTTGGTAGCGGTTTTAGGCGACATGCTGGAGCTTGGGCTTGGCACCGAAGAGGCGCACCGCGAACTGGGGAAACTTGCCGCAGGGAACGTCGACCGGCTCTACCTTTTGGGGAAACTGGTCGAGGAAACCGCCAAGGGGGCGCTGGAAGCGGGGCTTCCCGCAGCCGACCTGGTGCTGGGTCGGGACCATGACCAGCTGGCCCAGGAGCTTCTCTCCTTCGTACAGCCGGGGGACTGCATTCTTTTCAAGGGATCTAGAGGCATGAAAATGGACAAGGTGGCGCAATTGGTACGGCAGGGACTGGCATCCGCCGCAAAAGGGGGGAATGACTGATGCTTTACCATCTCCTTTACCCGCTCGCCTCTGATTACAAGCTCTTCAACGTATTCAAATACCTGACCTTCCGCTCCATCTACGCCATGATCACGGCCCTGCTGCTCGCCTTCATCGTGGGCCCGTGGGTGGTCAGGAAACTGGAGGCGCTACAGGCGCGCCAGGTGATCCGGACCGACGGTCCCGAATCGCACCTGAAAAAGCAGGGAACCCCGACCATGGGCGGGGTGCTGATCCTGGTCTGCATCGTGCTGCCGACGCTCTTATGGGCCGACCTGAAGAACGTCTTCATCTGGCTCACCCTGCTCATCATCGTGGGGTACGGCGTCCTCGGCTTCGTGGACGACTATAAGAAGGTGGTCGAGAAGAACCCGAAGGGGCTCTCCCCGCGCCAGAAGATGTTCTGGCAGATGCTCTTGGCCGCAGGCGTCGGTATCTTCCTCTTCTACCTCCCCGGTTTCTCGACGGAACTCTACCTGCCGTTCTTCAAGAGGGTGCATCCCGAGTTGGGCATCCTCTTCATCCCGTTTGTAATGCTGGTGATCGTCGGTGCCAGTAACGCCGTGAACCTGACCGACGGTCTCGACGGCCTCGCCATAGGTCCCGTGGCGATCAACGCCGCCACCTATCTCCTCTTCTGCTACATAGCGGGTAACGCCAAGCTTTCCGGGTACCTGCAGATCCCCTACGTGCCGGGGGCGGGGGAGCTTGCCGTTCTTTGCGGCGCCATGGTTGGGGCGGGGCTCGGCTTCCTCTGGTACAACTCTTATCCGGCCGAGGTCTTCATGGGCGACGTCGGCTCCTTGTCGCTCGGCGGCGCGCTCGGGACGCTCGCGGTCCTGACCAAGCAGGAAATCCTTCTGGTGATAGTGGGCGGCGTCTTCGTTGTGGAGGCGCTTTCGGTCATTTTCCAGGTCGGCTCCTACAAGTACCGCGGCAAGAGGATCTTCCGGATGGCGCCGATCCACCATCACTTCGAACTGAAAGGGGTGGCGGAGCCGAAGATCATCGTGCGCTTCTGGATCATCACCATCATCCTGGCGCTGGTGGCCATTTCCACCCTGAAGATGCGCTAGCGTACGCAGTAACAGTCCCCCCTCCCCTTGCGGGAGGGGG
Proteins encoded in this region:
- a CDS encoding UDP-N-acetylmuramoyl-tripeptide--D-alanyl-D-alanine ligase, with the protein product MAMFTLNEIAEATGGRVIGEAAGEASAVSTDSRQVAPGELFVALRGERFDGHDFIIPAVSKGVTIFLAEESWAAKHELPKGAGAVLVPDTLRALGDLAAYHRRRFNLKTVCVTGSNGKTTTKEMLARILAQTGPGLKTEGNLNNLIGLPLTIFRLTGRERWAVFEIGMSEFGEIDRLAEIAEPQVGIITNAFPAHLETLGSVEGVARAKGELFLRLKPGSVAVYNVDDPLVSTCPTHLNVTRLTFGLRGAEVSSASIQSLGKRGESFTLRLPDGEQQVTLSAYGRHNIYNALAAAAAAHALGVPGDLIRQGLEEFSPYDKRFQLEEVAGVTLIDDSYNANPASMAAALTTLKELQGEGRLVAVLGDMLELGLGTEEAHRELGKLAAGNVDRLYLLGKLVEETAKGALEAGLPAADLVLGRDHDQLAQELLSFVQPGDCILFKGSRGMKMDKVAQLVRQGLASAAKGGND
- the mraY gene encoding phospho-N-acetylmuramoyl-pentapeptide-transferase, with the translated sequence MLYHLLYPLASDYKLFNVFKYLTFRSIYAMITALLLAFIVGPWVVRKLEALQARQVIRTDGPESHLKKQGTPTMGGVLILVCIVLPTLLWADLKNVFIWLTLLIIVGYGVLGFVDDYKKVVEKNPKGLSPRQKMFWQMLLAAGVGIFLFYLPGFSTELYLPFFKRVHPELGILFIPFVMLVIVGASNAVNLTDGLDGLAIGPVAINAATYLLFCYIAGNAKLSGYLQIPYVPGAGELAVLCGAMVGAGLGFLWYNSYPAEVFMGDVGSLSLGGALGTLAVLTKQEILLVIVGGVFVVEALSVIFQVGSYKYRGKRIFRMAPIHHHFELKGVAEPKIIVRFWIITIILALVAISTLKMR